A single window of Nicotiana sylvestris chromosome 5, ASM39365v2, whole genome shotgun sequence DNA harbors:
- the LOC104215099 gene encoding 2-oxoglutarate-Fe(II) type oxidoreductase hxnY isoform X6: MANSNKNGIASTNISALHCIDLSSPDIHTSVSLLKKACLDSGFFYVVNHKISQEFTDEVFAQSKKLFDLPLEEKMKLLRNEKHRGYTPVLDEHLDAVNQINGDYKEGYYIGVEALEDDPDAQRPFYGSNVWPTAGILPGWRETMEKYHQEALEVTKAVSRLIALALDLDADFFGQPEFLGKPIGTLRLLHYEGKLSDPSTGIFGAGAHTDYGLITLLATDDVCGLQICKDKDAKPQIWEYVPPLKGAFVVNLGDMLERWSNGIFRSTLHRVLGNGQERYSIAYFVEPSHDCLVECLATCQSKDNPPRYPPIKCETYLLQRYKDTHVDLCSYK, encoded by the exons ATGGCGAATTCGAACAAGAATGGAATTGCTTCCACCAACATTTCTGCTTTACACTGCATCGATCTCTCCAGTCCTGACATCCATACCTCTGTTTCTCTCCTCAAAAAG GCTTGCTTAGATTCAGGATTTTTCTATGTTGTCAATCATAAAATCAGCCAGGAGTTTACGGATGAAGTTTTCGCTCAAAGCAAAAAGCTTTTTGACCTTCCTTTGGAAGAGAAAATGAAGCTTCTTAGGAATGAGAAACATCGGGGTTACACTCCTGTTCTAGATGAGCATTTGGATGCTGTCAATCAAATAAACG GTGACTATAAGGAGGGATATTACATTGGTGTTGAAGCACTTGAAGATGATCCTGATGCTCAGAGACCATTTTATGGGTCAAATGTGTGGCCTACTGCAG GTATCTTGCCTGGATGGAGGGAAACTATGGAGAAGTATCATCAAGAGGCACT TGAGGTGACAAAAGCAGTATCGAGGCTCATAGCCCTTGCACTTGACCTTGATGCTGACTTTTTTGGTCAGCCAGAGTTTCTCGGCAAACCAATTGGTACTTTGCGTCTGCTGCATTATGAAG GCAAACTTTCTGATCCATCAACTGGAATTTTTGGAGCTGGTGCACATACTGACTATGGTCTGATTACTCTTTTGGCCACAGATGATGTCTGTGGCCTTCAG ATATGCAAGGATAAGGATGCTAAGCCTCAGATTTGGGAGTATGTGCCACCATTAAAAGG TGCTTTTGTAGTGAATCTTGGTGATATGCTTGAGCGCTGGAGCAACGGTATATTCAG GTCAACATTGCATCGGGTCCTTGGAAATGGTCAAGAAAGATATTCT ATTGCATATTTTGTGGAGCCCAGTCACGACTGTCTTGTTGAATGCTTGGCGACCTGCCAATCAAAAGATAACCCACCGAG GTATCCTCCAATTAAATGTGAGACCTACTTGCTTCAGCGTTACAAGGACACTCATGTTGATCTGTGTTCTTACAAATAA